The proteins below come from a single Drosophila busckii strain San Diego stock center, stock number 13000-0081.31 chromosome X, ASM1175060v1, whole genome shotgun sequence genomic window:
- the LOC108605557 gene encoding protein yippee-like CG15309 — MVKTFQAYLPSTNRTYSCVHCRAHLASHDELISKSFQGSQGPAYLFNSVVNVACGQTEERVLLTGLHAVADIYCECCKTPLGWKYEHAYESSQKYKEGKFIIELAHMIKENGWD, encoded by the coding sequence ATGGTGAAAACATTTCAAGCCTACTTACCGTCCACCAACCGGACCTACTCATGTGTTCACTGCCGAGCGCACCTCGCCTCACACGACGAGCTCATCTCAAAATCGTTTCAGGGCAGTCAGGGCCCGGCGTATCTGTTCAACTCGGTGGTGAACGTGGCGTGTGGCCAGACCGAGGAGCGAGTCCTCCTCACCGGTCTGCATGCCGTCGCGGATATATATTGTGAGTGCTGTAAGACGCCGCTGGGCTGGAAGTACGAGCATGCATATGAATCGAGTCAGAAGTATAAGGAGGGCAAGTTCATCATTGAGCTGGCGCATATGATCAAGGAGAATGGCTGGGATTGA
- the LOC117134929 gene encoding cytochrome c oxidase subunit 4 isoform 1, mitochondrial: MMSLSLRCMGRMHATLRASTLWSLSQRCMHHDPTRCMIGDREIVGYGINGSPIYVDCAAFPFPAIRYREVTPEICALREKELSDWKTLSLQEKKALYRHSFCQTYSEFQHLTPDWKLVIGMSIWAVVLAIAFTMFEQALVYDPLPDTFDEERRQAQLRRIIHLEMQPITGLSSKWCYHSNKWK; the protein is encoded by the coding sequence ATgatgtcgctgtcgctgcgtTGCATGGGCCGGATGCATGCCACTTTACGTGCCTCAACATTGTGGTCGTTGAGTCAGCGTTGCATGCATCACGATCCCACGCGCTGCATGATTGGTGACCGTGAAATTGTCGGCTACGGCATCAACGGCAGTCCCATTTACGTTGACTGCGCCGCTTTTCCATTTCCGGCCATACGCTATCGCGAAGTGACGCCCGAGATTTGTGCACTGCGCGAAAAGGAGCTGAGCGACTGGAAGACTCTATCGCTGCAGGAGAAGAAGGCGCTCTATCGTCACAGCTTCTGCCAGACGTATTCGGAGTTTCAACACTTAACGCCCGATTGGAAGCTCGTTATCGGCATGAGCATCTGGGCTGTGGTCCTTGCCATTGCCTTCACCATGTTTGAGCAGGCGCTGGTCTATGATCCGCTGCCGGATACCTTCGATGAGGAGCGTCGCCAGGCCCAATTGCGTCGCATCATCCATTTGGAAATGCAACCAATAACGGGCCTATCATCCAAATGGTGCTATCACTCTAACAAATGGAAgtaa
- the LOC108605615 gene encoding INO80 complex subunit C: METSTNKTKHTFKRPFTFARNNVYRPLRQIQNMERNKNSSSQQATYFTLNAPPSLIPPKKYSDISGLPALYVDPHTKLRYANVEEYNSMQHMPSDIIMGYLAARGYTSAVG; the protein is encoded by the exons ATGGAAACTtccacaaataaaacaaaacacacatttAAGCGTCCATTTACGTTTGCCAGAAACAACGTATACCGGCCGCTGcgtcaaatacaaaatatggaacgcaataaaaattcatcAAGTCAACAGGCAACCT ACTTTACATTGAATGCGCCACCTTCACTAATACCGCCTAAGAAGTACTCGGATATAAGCGGACTGCCCGCACTTTATGTCGATCCACATACAAAGCTACGCTATGCCAATGTCGAGGAATATAACAGCATGCAGCATATGCCCTCGGATATAATAATGGGTTACCTGGCAGCGCGAGGCTATACCAGTGCCGTTGGATAG
- the LOC108606676 gene encoding myb-like protein AA — MPPPQRTLLPLPLPLAAHLPLRHLLLLFSLLLLLLHGQQHAWANASSSSSSSSSSSNDQRKDLDFGAYANDFNLQAEASIPEDIFDQHDGDIEDDAAAAAAQLQYVEPTADSDADDFEAADIILESQRPIWRNFSVYLGRDGSSTVKKKHSNNNNNNNKKNHYNYKLKNNKAKQLALQRLEAATKSIAAVEAVVGDEIQEAKEADYDGDDDAEETEEQNLNMDMNVDMAVPKHANFPSKSFAYKKFNNMHEQQNQQTQKEQQQQQQQQQQQQRQANANSPVQESKQREQQQQQQREPEQLLDAIEILNERKFNKPKEQQQQQQQQQQQQQQLSESENIMAIGDIEDNFDNDEALAEDIKTQLDNDETTTTAQPTPTTTSRTTLASSTAATITGSYQQQQQHHEPMARKQKRHGWSNYKQQQQQSLPDLPENAHLSDVGELHYYDQQQQQQQQQLGADSKSQANYLSSYFSSTINETKRQQQQQPQQQPRLATETTAMRFHAAAGSNDYDDDGDSAFERFKAQRRSNHHTGHKSHKKRYKDYLKHKSSISGKHNLKRAKQATPPIFALGVRPQRATVKPFYEGQVNYYDHADQLKQQQQQQQQHEEEQPATQTEMERLIAHDNVNWYRRVSPVLRNGIKSNEPQQHAAHHQHQHHHHHHHHHAEKQQQHHHHHKHHHQAPNPYQRKPNAATTTPLPPLPPPKPQLGHQITELEQLERYYAKWPHLARVQFQVYDEHYREAHPELYVDYDEDYESAAELEEAQQEHGAEANLPPYIKKYNRRNKQLLNLLEGTLPPPTPPPNSVWSSSQLQTGPHAAVATIRLDDDYLKQKRRRYQQHHYEDLFAQQRSSSSSSTTTTIAPAAVANELPDDNDDDPHSSDFWPTTKAAATPISVSTTPKPALFKLPLYSAIGSNLLGTPRSRSAQFVANVAGRGQSQNNWPNSSSSSSSNTLSPVAAASPMNSFVYHRVVDAAPAAGSAANAAGGASAAANRKQRLPFVAITDRRLDSGASHKLLAARHKDFEQNHYPMP; from the exons aTTTCAATTTACAAGCTGAGGCTAGCATACCGGAGGACATCTTTGACCAGCATGATGGTGACATTGAGGacgatgctgctgcagccgccgcccaACTGCAATATGTCGAGCCTACGGCAGACAGTGACGCTGATGATTTTGAGGCGGCTGATATT ATACTTGAATCTCAAAGGCCCATTTGGAGGAATTTCAGTGTTTACCTAGGCAGGGATGGCAGCAGCACAGTCAAGAAgaagcacagcaacaacaacaacaacaacaataagaaaaaccactacaactacaaattgaaaaacaataaagcgAAACAGCTGGCGCTGCAACGACTTGAAGCAGCTACAAAAtccattgctgctgttgaggcCGTAGTTGGGGATGAGATTCAAGAGGCCAAAGAAGCAGACTACGATGGCGATGACGATGCGGAGGAGACTGAAGAGCAAAACTTGAACATGGACATGAACGTTGATATGGCTGTGCCGAAGCACGCGAACTTTcccagcaaaagttttgcgtataaaaaatttaacaacatgCACGAACAGCAAAATCAACAAACCCAaaaggagcaacagcagcagcagcagcagcaacagcaacagcagcgtcagGCAAATGCCAATAGTCCAGTCCAGGAGTCAAAGcaaagagagcagcagcagcagcagcaacgtgagCCCGAGCAGCTGTTAGATgctattgaaatattaaatgaacgaaaatttaataaaccaaaggagcagcaacagcagcagcagcagcagcagcagcagcaacaacagttgtcAGAGTCTGAGAATATTATGGCAATTGGTGATATTGAGGACAATTTTGATAATGATGAAGCATTGGCGGAAGACATTAAGACGCAACTTGACAATGAtgaaacgacaacaacagcacaaccgacaccaacaacaacaagcagaacaACTTTAGctagcagcacagcagcaacaattactgGCAgctatcaacagcagcagcaacatcatgaGCCCATGGCACGCAAACAAAAGCGTCATGGCTGGTCCAActacaagcaacagcaacagcaatcgcTGCCTGATTTGCCTGAGAATGCGCACCTAAGCGACGTGGGTGAACTACATTACTAtgatcaacaacaacagcagcagcagcagcaacttggaGCTGACAGCAAATCACAAGCCAATTACTTGAGCAGCTATTTTAGCTCAACAATAAATGAAAccaagaggcagcagcagcagcagccgcagcagcaaccacgTCTGGCAACCGAAACGACTGCAATGCGTTTTCATGCGG ctgctggtaGCAACgactacgacgacgacggcgacagcgCTTTCGAACGCTTCAAGGCTCAGCGTCGCAGCAATCATCACACAGGACACAAGAGCCACAAGAAGCGCTACAAGGACTATTTGAAGCACAAGTCGAGCATCAGTGGCAAGCATAATTTAAAGCGCGCCAAGCAAGCAACGCCGCCAATTTTTGCGCTGGGCGTGCGACCGCAACGCGCTACAGTAAAGCCATTCTATGAGGGACAGGTCAATTACTATGATCATGCTGatcagctgaagcagcagcaacagcagcagcagcagcatgaggaGGAGCAGCCGGCAACACAAACGGAAATGGAACGTTTGATAGCTCATGACAATGTCAATTGGTATCGCCGTGTGAGTCCAGTGTTGAGAAACGGCATTAAGAGCAACGAGCCACAGCAGCATGCAGCACATCATCAACaccagcatcatcatcatcatcatcatcatcatgctgagaagcagcagcagcatcatcatcatcataagcATCATCATCAGGCGCCCAATCCGTATCAACGTAAACCAaacgcagcaacaacgacgccgttgccgccgctgccgccgccaaagCCGCAGCTTGGACATCAGATCACCGaactggagcagctggagcgtTACTATGCCAAGTGGCCGCATCTAGCGCGCGTGCAGTTCCAGGTCTATGATGAGCATTACCGTGAGGCGCATCCCGAACTCTATGTGGACTACGATGAGGACTACGAAAGCGCCGCCGAGCTGGAGGAGGCGCAGCAGGAACATGGCGCCGAGGCAAATCTTCCGCCGTACATCAAGAAATACAATCGACGCAACAAGCAGCTGTTGAATCTGCTCGAGGGCACTTTGCCGCCGCCCACACCGCCGCCCAACTCGGTGTGGAGCAGCTCGCAACTGCAGACGGGACCGCATGCCGCTGTTGCCACCATACGCCTGGACGATGACTATCTCAAGCAGAAGCGTCGACGCTATCAGCAGCATCACTACGAAGATTTGTTTGCccaacagcgcagcagcagcagcagcagcaccacaacAACCAtagcgcctgctgctgttgccaatgAGTTGCcagatgataatgatgatgaccCCCACTCGTCGGACTTTTGGCCAACCACCAAAGCTGCGGCCACGCCCATTTCTGTTAGCACTACGCCCAAGCCGGCTTTGTTCAAGCTGCCGCTTTATTCAGCCATCGGCAGCAACTTGCTGGGCACACCGCGCAGTCGCAGCGCCCAGTTTGTTGCCAATGTCGCCGGCCGTGGCCAGAGCCAGAACAACtggcccaacagcagcagcagcagcagcagcaacactttgtCGCCTGTGGCAGCTGCATCGCCGATGAACTCGTTTGTCTATCATCGTGTTGTGGATGCTGCGCCCGCTGCTGGCTCCGCTGCCAACGCTGCTGGTGGCgcctcagctgctgccaatCGCAAGCAACGTTTGCCGTTTGTTGCCATTACGGATCGGCGTCTGGATAGTGGCGCCTCGCACAAGTTGCTGGCGGCGCGGCACAAAGACTTTGAGCAGAACCACTATCCAATGCCTTAA
- the LOC108605614 gene encoding kelch domain-containing protein 3 — protein sequence MLWTVHLDGGPQRVNHAAVGVGDYIYSFGGYCTGDDYRFNEPIDVHVLNVHSLRWTLIPLQCDEEGVPYKYPLVPFQRYGHTVVAYKERIYIWGGRNDEHLCNVLYCFDPKTATWSRPPTSGILPGARDGHSACVINNCMYIFGGFVDEINEFSSDVHVLNLDTMQWRYEQTFGVPPTYRDFHAAVAYEGERMYIFGGRGDKHSPYHSQEETYCHEIVYLDMKTKVWHRPCTAGKVPVGRRSHSMFVHNQLIFVFGGYNGLLDEHFNDLYTFDPRTKLWNLVRAQGQAPSARRRQCAIVMGTRMFLFGGTSPRPLIPYNPLSMAEAVAATAAAVAASALIDYSDLHVLDFEPTLKILATMVVLKHQLDISGLPRSFRADINMLTQPNSITRSKNQAG from the coding sequence ATGCTGTGGACAGTGCATCTGGATGGCGGACCGCAACGCGTCAATCATGCCGCCGTAGGCGTGGGGGATTATATCTACAGCTTTGGTGGCTACTGCACCGGCGATGATTATCGTTTCAACGAGCCGATCGATGTGCATGTGTTGAATGTGCACTCGCTACGCTGGACACTGATACCACTACAATGTGACGAGGAAGGAGTTCCTTATAAATATCCGTTGGTCCCTTTTCAACGCTATGGACATACTGTCGTCGCGTATAAGGAGCGCATCTATATCTGGGGCGGACGCAATGATGAACATTTGTGCAATGTACTTTACTGTTTTGATCCGAAGACAGCCACCTGGAGTAGACCACCGACGAGTGGTATTCTGCCTGGCGCTAGGGACGGACACTCGGCATGTGTGATTAACaactgtatgtatatattcgGCGGCTTTGTCGATGAGATCAATGAGTTTAGCAGCGATGTGCATGTGCTCAATCTGGATACCATGCAATGGCGCTATGAGCAAACCTTTGGTGTGCCGCCCACTTACAGAGATTTCCATGCTGCCGTTGCCTATGAGGGGGAACGTATGTACATCTTTGGTGGGCGTGGCGATAAGCATAGTCCCTACCATAGTCAGGAGGAAACCTACTGCCATGAGATTGTTTACTTAGACATGAAAACCAAAGTCTGGCATCGTCCTTGTACGGCCGGAAAAGTGCCTGTGGGTCGCCGTAGTCACAGCATGTTTGTGCACAATCAACTAATCTTTGTCTTTGGCGGCTACAATGGTCTACTCGATGAGCATTTCAATGATCTATATACGTTTGATCCGCGCACCAAACTTTGGAATCTGGTGCGTGCACAAGGACAAGCGCCGAGCGCTCGACGACGCCAGTGCGCTATTGTTATGGGCACACGCATGTTTCTATTTGGTGGCACCAGTCCACGTCCACTAATTCCCTATAATCCCTTATCAATGGCCGAAGCGGTCGCTGCCACTGCGGCCGCTGTGGCCGCTAGTGCGCTAATAGATTATAGCGATCTGCATGTGCTTGATTTTGAGCCTACACTTAAAATCTTGGCCACCATGGTGGTGCTGAAGCATCAACTGGATATATCGGGCCTGCCGCGCAGCTTTCGTGCCGACATTAATATGCTGACGCAGCCAAACAGTATTACCAGGAGCAAGAATCAGGCCGGCTAG